The Phyllostomus discolor isolate MPI-MPIP mPhyDis1 chromosome 4, mPhyDis1.pri.v3, whole genome shotgun sequence genome window below encodes:
- the MOGAT1 gene encoding 2-acylglycerol O-acyltransferase 1: MKVEFAPLNIPLARRLQTAAVFQWVLSFLLLAEVCIGILVLLILYNYWFLYIPYLTWLYFDWRTPEEGGRRSEWVRSWTVWKYFKDYFPIHLIKTTDLDPSHNYIFGFHPHGVLVAGAFGNFCTNYSAFKELFPGFTAYLHVLPIWFRCPLFREYLMSSGPVSVSKKSLCHVLSKEGGGHISVIVLGGAEESLDAHPGKFTLFIRQRKGFVKMALTHGAYLVPVFSFGENELFKQVSNPEGSLLRTVQDKLQKIMGFALPLFHARGIFQYNFGLVPYRKPIHTVVGHPIPVKQTPHPTSEQIEELHQTYMEELRKLFDEHKGKYGIPEHETVVFR, from the exons ATGAAGGTCGAGTTTGCGCCGCTCAACATCCCGCTGGCGCGGCGGCTGCAAACCGCGGCGGTGTTTCAGTGGGTCCTGTCTTTCCTGCTGCTCG CGGAGGTGTGCATTGGAATCCTCGTGCTCCTGATCCTGTACAACTATTGGTTCCTCTACATCCCGTACCTGACATGGCTTTACTTCGACTGGCGTACCCCAGAGGAGGGGGGCAGGAGATCCGAGTGGGTCAGAAGCTGGACCGTTTGGAAGTACTTCAAAGACTATTTTCCGATCCAT CTCATCAAAACCACAGATTTGGATCCAAGTCACAACTACATATTTGGGTTTCACCCCCATGGAGTGCTCGTGGCCGGAGCCTTCGGAAATTTCTGCACCAACTATTCGGCTTTCAAGGAGCTGTTCCCCGGCTTCACTGCGTACCTGCACGTGCTCCCGATCTGGTTCCGGTGCCCGCTCTTCCGAGAGTATCTGATGAGCAGCG GGCCAGTCTCCGTTTCCAAGAAAAGTTTGTGCCACGTGCTGAGCAAGGAGGGAGGTGGACACATTTCAGTCATTGTCCTCGGGGGCGCAGAGGAGTCGTTAGACGCTCATCCTGGGAAATTCACCCTGTTCATCCGCCAGCGGAAAGGCTTTGTGAAAATGGCTCTGACCCACGG TGCCTATTTGGTCCCGGTGTTTTCCTTTGGTGAAAATGAACTATTTAAACAAGTTAGCAACCCCGAAGGCTCGCTGCTGCGAACTGTGCAGGATAAACTACAGAAGATCATGGGGTTCGCGTTGCCGCTGTTCCACGCCAGAGGGATTTTCCAGTACAACTTTGGGCTCGTGCCCTACAGGAAACCCATTCACACCGTTG TTGGCCATCCCATCCCTGTCAAGCAGACCCCGCACCCGACCTCAGAGCAGATCGAGGAGCTGCATCAGACCTACATGGAGGAGCTAAGGAAATTATTCGACGAGCACAAGGGGAAATACGGTATTCCGGAGCACGAGACGGTCGTTTTTCGGTAA